The following is a genomic window from Parabacteroides johnsonii DSM 18315.
GTAGTTGTATTTTTGTGCAGTGAAAATGGCGAAAAAAACGTACGTTTTTTCGCCATTTTTCTTTTCACATACCTATACTTCTTATTAATAACGACTTACATTACAAAAAAGCAACTAAAACCATACAGAAAAGTAACTGTTTTCAACCACTCGCCAAGTCTCCACACATCTCCATTAAAATAAAGATTATCAATCATATACAAACTAATCTCCTTTTATCCTCATCGGAGGCGAAAAACGGCAAAAACTGCAGATTTCGTAATTTCCTCTTGGAAAAGCCTCCCCTTTTGTTAAAGATATACAAAATACGGTGTATTGGCTGCTTAGCATAATAATGGTATCAAGACTTGCAAAACCTTACATTATTATATATCTTTACATCAGCGTCCGTCACAAACGGATCAAATGACTACAACACATTATATAATATATGAAAGAAAAAATCAACGCCTCCGCCATCCCGGACGCTTACCTACTCTGCATGAACCAAGACTGCCCGAAAGCCACTGGCTGCCTGAGGCGCATCGCCGAGCAACAAATCAGTGATAAAGTGAGACTATGGCGGGTCATCAGTCCCAAATACCAAAAGAACCAAACCGGCGACTGCCCCTATTTCCGCCCTTCCGGCAAGCAGACTTATGCACTCGGTTTCATCGGGATGCTGGAGCGGATGCCCTACCGGCAAATGCAAGAAGCTGCCAGCAGGCTCTTGAACCATTTCGGGCGCAGAACATACTATCGAGTGCGCAAAGGCGAACGGCCTCTCTCACCGAACGAGCAAAAAAGCATTTTGAATATACTGGAACAGTGTGGCATCGGTGATCCAGGCAAGTTCGATGCCTATTTCGAAACATACGACTGGTAGCCTGTGACCGGTTACATACCGATGTAACTGTTGTGCCATACCTATGTAACGGCTGTTTCCTGCCAAGGGAACGACTGTGCCATGCCGATGAAACTGCTGTGCCATGCCGATGGAATTTGTGTGGCACTACTGTGTCACACAAATTATCCCTCGTCGAACAATTGATACCCCTGTAAAGAAAGGAACCGATTCCCTAATAAAAAAGAAGCCTCTCTTCACAGAGGGGCTTCTTTTTTATATCGAAAATAACCAATAAAAACTTTCCGATATAGTTAATCATCTTATATGCTTACATAATTAGCAAAAGGTTTTGATATAGCGATTATACTAATAGTGTTACTTTCTTAATGACATTGCAAAGATACGGGCACCTCCGGCCTCCTACAATACCTATATGTGAGTAAAAAAATGCCTTTTGCTACCTAATCAGGGTGATATTT
Proteins encoded in this region:
- a CDS encoding DUF6078 family protein is translated as MKEKINASAIPDAYLLCMNQDCPKATGCLRRIAEQQISDKVRLWRVISPKYQKNQTGDCPYFRPSGKQTYALGFIGMLERMPYRQMQEAASRLLNHFGRRTYYRVRKGERPLSPNEQKSILNILEQCGIGDPGKFDAYFETYDW